Proteins from one Comamonas flocculans genomic window:
- a CDS encoding efflux RND transporter permease subunit: MAQFFINRPVFAWVIAIMIMLAGAFSIVTLPLEMYPEIAPPRVTINTTYTGASAETVENSVTQIIEQQLKGLDNLLYMSSTSDSAGRSRTTLTFAPGANIDVAQVQAQNKMQGAMNRLPESVKSRGLFINKGGQDFLVTYVFTSPDPKVSQVTIGDYLNSNVVDVIARIDGVGDVFVFGTPYAMRIWMDPAKMEKYALMPSDLVNALNAQNAQVSAGQLGALPAVKGQMLNATITARTKLQTVEEFKAIVLKALPDGSVVTMNDIGRVALEADNLTVRSELDGKPGAGLGIILADGANATKVADDVAHKIAELAPYFPDGITGFVSSDSTPFVRASIDEVIKTLVEAMLLVTLVMFIFLQNWRATFIPMISVPVVLLGTLGVLNAMGYSINMLTMFALVLAIGLLVDDAIVVIENVERVMTEQGLAPREATRHSMAEITPALIGIGLTLAAVFIPMAFFPGSVGVIYRQFSVTIVAAMALSVFVALTLTPALCASLLKPTAHNQPGRAPRRGPLGWLDRFFQWFNRHFDSAANRYQGTVARLLRRTLRMAVLFAVVLVAMAWMFHRLPTSFLPNEDQGFVRVNVTLPSGATDERLQQVMEQIRLYFKDQPEIFSTNAIYGFNGNQSSGSVFVRLTSWAERPLPSQSAEAIARKANRDLRTIRDARIFVAMPPVVRGLGSSAGINFVLKDLNGLGHAALMQARDDMIAAARDEPALANMRTTGFDDTSELEVVVDDRKAAALGLSIADINSVLASSLGGSYVNDFVHQGRVKRVYIQGEAAARMLPQDIAKWSVRNREGEMVRFASFSSTRWSSGSPQLMRYNGSPALEMEANTAEGASSGDAMAAVERIMQTLPPGMGIEWTGASLQERQSGSQAPLLYAVSILFVFLCLAALYESWSVPASVMLAVPLGVIGALIATWGRGLANDVYFQVGLLTTVGLASKNAILIVEFAMQLQERGEKLMEATVQAVRLRLRPILMTSLAFGFGVLPLAVGTGAGAAGRNAIGTAVLGGMVFATILGIFFVPVFFLVVRKLFVRGHGREADAGPADAASAV, from the coding sequence ATGGCGCAGTTCTTCATCAACCGCCCGGTCTTTGCCTGGGTGATCGCCATCATGATCATGCTGGCGGGGGCGTTCTCCATCGTCACGCTGCCGCTGGAGATGTACCCCGAGATCGCGCCGCCGCGCGTGACCATCAACACCACCTACACCGGCGCCTCGGCCGAGACGGTGGAAAACTCGGTCACCCAGATCATCGAGCAGCAGCTCAAGGGACTGGACAACCTGCTGTACATGAGCTCGACGAGCGATTCGGCCGGGCGCTCGCGCACCACGCTCACCTTCGCGCCCGGCGCCAACATCGACGTGGCGCAGGTGCAGGCGCAAAACAAGATGCAGGGCGCGATGAACCGCCTGCCCGAATCGGTCAAGAGCCGCGGGCTGTTCATCAACAAGGGCGGGCAGGATTTTCTCGTCACCTACGTCTTCACCTCGCCCGACCCCAAGGTTTCGCAGGTCACCATAGGCGACTACCTCAACAGCAACGTGGTGGACGTGATCGCGCGCATCGACGGCGTGGGCGACGTCTTCGTCTTCGGCACGCCCTACGCCATGCGCATCTGGATGGACCCGGCGAAGATGGAGAAGTACGCGCTGATGCCGTCGGACCTGGTGAACGCGCTCAACGCCCAGAACGCCCAGGTCTCGGCCGGTCAGCTCGGGGCGCTGCCCGCCGTCAAGGGGCAGATGCTCAACGCCACGATCACCGCGCGCACCAAGCTGCAAACGGTGGAGGAGTTCAAGGCCATCGTGCTCAAGGCGCTGCCCGACGGCTCGGTGGTGACCATGAACGACATCGGCCGCGTGGCGCTGGAGGCGGACAACCTGACGGTGCGCTCCGAGCTGGACGGCAAACCCGGCGCGGGCCTGGGCATCATCCTGGCCGACGGCGCCAACGCCACCAAGGTGGCCGACGACGTGGCGCACAAGATCGCCGAGCTCGCGCCCTATTTCCCGGACGGCATCACCGGCTTCGTCAGCTCGGACTCCACCCCCTTCGTGCGCGCCTCGATCGACGAGGTCATCAAGACGCTGGTGGAAGCCATGCTGCTGGTGACGTTGGTAATGTTCATCTTCCTGCAGAACTGGCGCGCCACCTTCATCCCCATGATCTCGGTGCCGGTGGTGCTGCTGGGCACGCTGGGCGTGCTCAACGCCATGGGCTATTCGATCAACATGCTGACCATGTTCGCGCTGGTACTGGCCATCGGCCTGCTGGTGGACGACGCCATCGTGGTGATCGAGAACGTCGAGCGCGTGATGACCGAGCAGGGCCTGGCGCCCAGGGAGGCCACGCGCCACTCCATGGCCGAGATCACCCCGGCGCTGATCGGCATCGGCCTGACGCTGGCGGCGGTGTTCATCCCCATGGCCTTCTTCCCCGGCTCGGTGGGCGTGATCTACCGGCAGTTCTCGGTCACCATCGTGGCGGCCATGGCGCTGTCGGTGTTCGTCGCGCTCACGCTCACGCCGGCGCTGTGCGCCAGCCTGCTCAAGCCCACGGCGCACAACCAGCCGGGGCGCGCTCCGCGGCGCGGGCCGCTGGGCTGGCTGGACCGGTTCTTCCAGTGGTTCAACCGCCACTTCGACTCCGCCGCCAACCGCTACCAGGGGACGGTGGCGCGCCTGCTCAGGCGCACGCTGCGCATGGCGGTGCTGTTTGCCGTGGTGCTGGTGGCCATGGCCTGGATGTTCCACCGCCTGCCCACCTCCTTCCTGCCCAATGAGGACCAGGGCTTCGTGCGCGTGAACGTGACCCTGCCCTCGGGCGCCACCGACGAGCGCCTGCAACAGGTGATGGAGCAGATCCGCCTGTACTTCAAGGACCAGCCCGAGATCTTCAGCACCAACGCGATCTACGGCTTCAACGGCAACCAGAGCTCGGGCAGCGTCTTCGTGCGCCTGACCAGCTGGGCCGAGCGCCCGCTGCCCAGTCAGTCGGCCGAGGCGATCGCGCGCAAGGCCAACCGCGATCTGCGCACGATCCGCGACGCACGCATCTTCGTGGCCATGCCGCCGGTGGTGCGCGGGCTCGGTTCGAGCGCCGGCATCAATTTCGTGCTCAAGGACCTCAACGGCCTGGGCCACGCGGCGCTGATGCAGGCCAGGGACGACATGATCGCCGCCGCGCGCGACGAGCCCGCACTGGCCAACATGCGCACCACCGGCTTTGACGACACCTCCGAACTCGAGGTGGTGGTGGACGACCGCAAGGCCGCGGCGCTCGGCCTGTCGATCGCCGACATCAACAGCGTGCTGGCCAGCAGCCTGGGCGGCAGCTACGTGAACGACTTCGTGCACCAGGGCCGGGTCAAGCGTGTCTACATCCAGGGCGAAGCCGCCGCGCGCATGCTGCCGCAGGACATCGCCAAATGGTCGGTGCGCAATCGCGAAGGCGAGATGGTGCGCTTTGCCAGCTTCTCCAGCACGCGCTGGAGCAGCGGCTCGCCCCAGCTCATGCGCTACAACGGCAGCCCGGCCCTGGAGATGGAGGCCAACACCGCCGAGGGCGCCAGCTCCGGCGACGCCATGGCCGCGGTGGAGCGCATCATGCAGACCCTGCCGCCGGGCATGGGCATCGAGTGGACCGGCGCCTCGCTGCAGGAGCGCCAGTCCGGCTCGCAGGCGCCGCTCCTGTATGCCGTCTCCATCCTCTTCGTCTTCCTGTGCCTGGCCGCGCTGTACGAAAGCTGGAGCGTGCCCGCCTCGGTCATGCTGGCGGTGCCGCTGGGCGTGATCGGCGCGCTGATCGCCACCTGGGGGCGCGGGCTGGCCAACGACGTGTACTTCCAGGTGGGGCTGCTCACCACCGTGGGGCTGGCGTCCAAGAACGCCATCCTGATCGTGGAGTTCGCCATGCAGCTGCAGGAGCGCGGCGAGAAGCTGATGGAGGCCACGGTGCAGGCGGTGCGCCTGCGCCTGCGGCCCATCCTCATGACCTCGCTGGCCTTCGGCTTCGGCGTGCTGCCGCTGGCCGTCGGTACCGGCGCGGGCGCCGCGGGGCGCAACGCCATAGGCACGGCGGTACTGGGCGGCATGGTGTTCGCCACCATCCTGGGCATCTTCTTCGTGCCGGTGTTCTTTCTCGTGGTGCGCAAGCTCTTCGTGCGCGGACACGGGCGCGAGGCCGATGCCGGCCCGGCCGACGCCGCCAGCGCGGTGTGA
- a CDS encoding glycine zipper 2TM domain-containing protein gives MALAGALAAMGCSSPPTNAQVGTGVGAVVGGAAGNVIFGGPVGTIGGAAAGALIGHEVGKNQPRR, from the coding sequence ATGGCCCTCGCGGGCGCTCTGGCGGCCATGGGTTGCTCCAGCCCTCCGACCAACGCCCAGGTGGGCACGGGGGTGGGCGCGGTCGTGGGCGGCGCCGCCGGCAACGTGATTTTTGGCGGCCCGGTGGGCACCATCGGTGGCGCGGCCGCCGGCGCCCTGATCGGCCACGAAGTGGGCAAGAACCAGCCGCGCCGTTAA
- a CDS encoding efflux RND transporter periplasmic adaptor subunit — protein MNHAPRRHPARSDFRSPTPSRRLTKAPALCLALALGLALSGCQENKAASGPAATGPAQVGVVTLRAESHTFTTELPGRTSAFLVAEVRPQVGGIVQKRLFTEGAQVKAGQPLYQIDPATFEVAVATARAQLSKAQANERAAQVNAARTAELIKARAISQQQYDDSQTQLAQSGADLAAARAALRAAELNLGYTQIKAPIAGRTSASSVTPGALLTANQAQLLTTITQSDPLYVDITQSTTELLRLKRQLAEGQLTQDEKGAARITLVLDDGSTYAHEGTLQFSGVQVNPASGAITLRATVPNPEGLLMPGMYVRARLQQGVSEHALLAPQQAVTRDPTGAARVLVVKEDDTLESRRIVTGNAVDNRWEVLSGLAPGERILVDGSQRVKAGDKVRPIALQQHADAPPAADGQR, from the coding sequence ATGAACCACGCGCCACGCCGCCACCCCGCCCGCTCCGATTTCCGCTCTCCCACGCCCTCACGCCGCCTGACCAAGGCGCCCGCGCTGTGCCTTGCGCTGGCGCTCGGGCTGGCGCTGTCGGGCTGTCAGGAGAACAAGGCGGCGTCCGGCCCGGCGGCGACGGGGCCGGCGCAAGTCGGCGTGGTCACGCTGCGGGCCGAGTCGCACACCTTCACCACCGAACTGCCGGGGCGCACCAGCGCCTTTCTGGTGGCCGAGGTGCGCCCGCAGGTGGGCGGCATCGTGCAAAAGCGCCTGTTCACCGAAGGCGCGCAGGTCAAGGCCGGGCAGCCGCTCTATCAGATCGACCCGGCCACCTTCGAGGTGGCCGTGGCCACGGCGCGGGCGCAGCTGTCCAAGGCCCAGGCCAATGAACGCGCCGCGCAGGTGAACGCCGCGCGCACGGCCGAGCTGATCAAGGCCCGCGCCATCAGCCAGCAGCAGTACGACGACAGCCAGACGCAGCTGGCGCAATCCGGGGCCGACCTGGCCGCAGCCCGCGCGGCGCTGCGCGCGGCCGAGCTGAACCTGGGCTACACGCAGATCAAGGCGCCGATAGCCGGGCGCACCAGCGCCTCCAGCGTCACGCCGGGCGCGCTGCTCACCGCCAACCAGGCGCAGCTGCTGACCACCATCACGCAGAGCGACCCGCTGTACGTGGACATCACCCAGTCCACCACCGAGCTGCTGCGCCTCAAGCGCCAGCTGGCCGAGGGGCAGCTCACGCAGGACGAAAAGGGCGCGGCGCGCATCACCCTGGTGCTGGACGACGGCAGCACCTATGCGCACGAGGGCACGCTGCAGTTCAGCGGCGTGCAGGTCAACCCCGCCAGCGGCGCGATCACGCTGCGCGCCACCGTGCCCAACCCCGAAGGCCTCTTGATGCCCGGCATGTACGTGCGCGCGCGGCTGCAGCAAGGCGTGAGCGAGCACGCGCTGCTCGCGCCCCAGCAGGCGGTCACGCGCGACCCGACGGGGGCGGCGCGCGTGCTGGTGGTCAAGGAGGACGACACGCTGGAGAGCCGGCGCATCGTCACCGGCAATGCGGTGGACAATCGCTGGGAGGTGCTCTCGGGCCTGGCGCCCGGCGAGCGCATCCTGGTCGATGGCTCGCAGCGCGTGAAGGCGGGCGACAAGGTCAGGCCGATCGCGCTGCAGCAGCATGCCGACGCGCCCCCCGCGGCCGACGGACAGCGCTGA
- a CDS encoding NAD(P)/FAD-dependent oxidoreductase, producing MATPHFDAAIVGAGAAGLLCAALAGQRGRRVLLIDHAPKVAEKIRISGGGRCNFTNRDIDPRAPERHYVGHNPRFARSALSRYTPQDFIRLVQRHGIGFHEKHKGQLFCDEGSERIITMLLDECADGRVERWQPCAVDSVAFSGPNVQPASASSHQDHGYLLQTTRGAVTASRLVIATGGLSIPKIGASDFGYRLARQFGLPLVAQRPGLVPLTFQGEDWAPWAPLAGVALPVRVQVAGPGGSAKGRMAFDEDLLFTHRGLSGPAILQISSYWHGGEPLIIHLAPGVDLRAGLVAAKRQSRKHIANILAQWLPTRLADAWASRRADWQRPVNEAGDKALGQLAEQLARWQITPSGSEGYKKAEVTLGGVDTRALSQQSMEATGQSGLHFIGEVVDVTGWLGGYNFQWAWASAAACALAL from the coding sequence ATGGCGACACCCCACTTTGATGCGGCCATCGTCGGCGCGGGCGCGGCCGGCCTGCTGTGCGCGGCGCTGGCCGGGCAGCGCGGGCGCAGGGTGCTGTTGATCGACCACGCGCCCAAGGTGGCGGAAAAAATCCGCATCTCCGGCGGCGGGCGCTGCAACTTCACCAACCGCGACATCGACCCGCGCGCGCCAGAGCGCCACTACGTGGGCCACAACCCGCGCTTTGCCCGCTCCGCCCTGTCGCGCTACACGCCGCAGGATTTCATCCGCCTGGTGCAGCGCCACGGCATCGGCTTTCATGAAAAGCACAAGGGCCAGCTCTTTTGCGATGAAGGTAGCGAGCGGATCATCACCATGCTGCTGGACGAATGCGCCGATGGGCGGGTGGAGCGCTGGCAACCCTGCGCCGTGGATTCGGTGGCGTTTTCCGGCCCAAACGTCCAGCCAGCAAGCGCCAGCAGCCATCAAGACCATGGCTATCTGCTGCAAACCACGCGCGGCGCGGTCACGGCCAGCCGGCTCGTCATCGCCACCGGGGGCCTCTCCATTCCCAAGATCGGCGCGAGCGACTTCGGCTATCGGCTGGCGCGCCAGTTCGGTCTGCCGCTCGTCGCCCAGCGCCCCGGCCTGGTGCCGCTGACTTTTCAGGGCGAAGACTGGGCGCCCTGGGCGCCGCTGGCCGGCGTGGCCCTGCCGGTGCGCGTGCAAGTGGCTGGCCCCGGTGGCAGCGCCAAGGGCCGCATGGCGTTTGACGAAGACCTGCTGTTCACCCACCGCGGGCTGTCCGGCCCCGCCATCCTGCAGATTTCCAGCTACTGGCACGGTGGCGAGCCTTTGATCATCCATCTGGCGCCCGGCGTGGACTTGCGGGCCGGGCTAGTTGCCGCCAAGCGACAGTCGAGGAAACACATCGCCAACATCCTCGCCCAGTGGCTGCCCACGCGCCTGGCCGATGCCTGGGCCAGCCGGCGCGCCGACTGGCAGCGCCCGGTGAACGAAGCCGGCGACAAGGCCCTGGGCCAGCTGGCCGAGCAGCTCGCGCGCTGGCAGATCACGCCCAGCGGCAGCGAAGGCTACAAGAAGGCCGAGGTCACGCTGGGCGGCGTGGACACGCGCGCGCTGTCGCAGCAGAGCATGGAGGCCACCGGCCAGAGCGGCCTGCATTTCATCGGCGAGGTGGTGGACGTCACCGGCTGGTTGGGCGGCTACAACTTCCAGTGGGCCTGGGCCAGCGCCGCAGCCTGCGCGCTGGCCTTGTAG
- a CDS encoding GatB/YqeY domain-containing protein, whose product MTLKEQITEDMKAAMRAHEAERLGTIRMLLAACKQKEVDERVVLDDAAVVAIVDKLIKQRKDSVSAYEGAGRQDLADKEKAEIVVLEAYLPARLSEAEVKATVTALVAELGASSPGDMGKVMGAAKKQLAGKADMGMVSAAVKAALKQ is encoded by the coding sequence ATGACCCTGAAGGAACAGATCACCGAAGACATGAAGGCCGCCATGCGCGCCCACGAGGCCGAGCGCCTGGGCACCATCCGCATGCTGCTGGCCGCCTGCAAGCAAAAGGAAGTGGACGAGCGCGTGGTGCTCGATGACGCGGCCGTCGTCGCCATCGTGGACAAGCTCATCAAGCAGCGCAAGGACAGCGTCAGCGCCTACGAGGGCGCGGGCCGCCAGGACCTGGCGGACAAGGAAAAGGCCGAGATCGTGGTGCTTGAAGCCTACCTGCCCGCGCGCCTGTCCGAAGCCGAGGTGAAGGCCACCGTCACCGCCCTGGTGGCCGAGCTGGGCGCCAGCAGCCCCGGCGACATGGGCAAGGTCATGGGCGCGGCCAAGAAGCAGCTGGCCGGCAAGGCGGACATGGGCATGGTCTCGGCCGCGGTCAAGGCTGCACTCAAGCAGTAA
- the rpsU gene encoding 30S ribosomal protein S21, whose translation MTTIRVKENEPFDVALRRFKRTIEKLGLLTELRAREFYEKPTAERKRKKAAAVKRHYKRVRSMQLPKKLY comes from the coding sequence ATGACGACCATCCGTGTAAAAGAAAACGAACCCTTTGACGTGGCCCTGCGCCGCTTCAAGCGCACCATCGAAAAGCTCGGCTTGCTGACCGAACTGCGCGCCCGCGAGTTCTACGAAAAGCCCACCGCCGAGCGCAAGCGCAAGAAAGCCGCCGCGGTCAAGCGCCACTACAAGCGCGTGCGCAGCATGCAGCTGCCCAAGAAGCTGTACTGA
- a CDS encoding tartrate dehydrogenase — MLKNPFHIAVLAGDGIGREVMPEGLRAVRAAAERFGIALEFHTFDWAHCDYYAAHGQMMPDDWKQQLTGMDAIYFGAVGWPATVADHVSLWGSLLKFRREFDQYINLRPVRLFEGVPCPLAGKQPGDIDYLVVRENTEGEYTALGGVMFEGTEREIVIQESVHSRHGAERLLKYAFELARSRPRKHLSLATKSNGIAISMPWWDRQAEAMAARHPDVAWDKHHIDILTARFVLQPERFDVVAATNLFGDILSDLGPATTGTIGLAPSANLNPERRFPSLFEPVHGSAPDICGQGIANPIAMVWSGALMLDFLTRGQGAGRAAHDAILAAIETVLREGPRTADLGGAASTTEIGQAIARRIAQA; from the coding sequence ATGTTGAAGAATCCGTTCCACATCGCCGTGCTTGCCGGTGACGGCATAGGCCGCGAAGTCATGCCCGAAGGCCTGCGCGCCGTGCGGGCCGCGGCCGAGCGCTTCGGCATCGCGCTTGAGTTCCATACCTTCGACTGGGCGCACTGCGACTACTACGCCGCGCACGGGCAGATGATGCCGGACGACTGGAAGCAGCAACTGACCGGCATGGACGCGATCTATTTCGGCGCCGTCGGCTGGCCCGCCACGGTGGCGGACCACGTCTCGCTCTGGGGCAGCCTGCTCAAGTTCCGCCGCGAGTTCGACCAGTACATCAACCTGCGCCCGGTGCGCCTGTTCGAGGGCGTGCCCTGCCCGCTCGCGGGCAAGCAGCCCGGCGACATCGACTACCTGGTGGTGCGCGAGAACACCGAGGGCGAATACACCGCGCTGGGCGGCGTGATGTTCGAAGGCACCGAGCGCGAGATCGTCATCCAGGAGTCGGTCCATTCGCGCCACGGCGCCGAGCGGCTGCTGAAATACGCCTTCGAGCTGGCGCGAAGCCGGCCCAGGAAGCATTTGTCGCTGGCCACCAAGAGCAACGGCATCGCCATCAGCATGCCCTGGTGGGACCGGCAGGCCGAGGCCATGGCGGCGCGTCATCCGGATGTGGCCTGGGACAAGCACCACATCGACATCCTCACGGCGCGCTTCGTGCTGCAGCCCGAGCGCTTCGACGTGGTGGCGGCGACCAACCTGTTCGGCGACATCCTCTCGGACCTGGGCCCGGCGACGACCGGCACCATAGGCTTGGCACCGTCTGCCAACCTCAACCCCGAACGGCGCTTTCCCAGCCTGTTCGAGCCGGTGCACGGCTCTGCGCCGGACATCTGCGGCCAGGGCATCGCCAACCCCATCGCCATGGTGTGGTCCGGCGCGCTGATGCTGGACTTCCTCACCCGCGGCCAAGGCGCGGGCCGCGCGGCGCACGACGCCATCCTCGCCGCCATCGAGACGGTATTGCGCGAAGGTCCGCGCACCGCCGACCTTGGCGGCGCGGCCAGCACCACTGAAATTGGCCAGGCGATCGCGCGGCGCATTGCCCAGGCCTGA
- the yjgA gene encoding ribosome biogenesis factor YjgA: MPRKPTKGYYVKGQFIAEGSELDEHYKAELRGTTGQSKTERKRESTELQALGEALLKLGAQRLANLQLPDRLLEALAEARRITAFEGRRRQMQLVGKLMRKLDEELLASVRAALDADGSAQRQDTLVLHQAEQWRDRLLADDEALAEWLQQHPDSDIQHLRALIRQARKDNPEESATETSQGQAPRKSRAHRELFQGLRAQLLAQAAPVSESEEEAND; encoded by the coding sequence ATGCCACGCAAACCCACCAAAGGCTATTACGTCAAGGGGCAATTCATTGCCGAAGGCAGCGAGCTGGACGAACACTACAAGGCCGAGCTGCGCGGCACCACCGGCCAGAGCAAGACCGAGCGCAAGCGCGAAAGCACCGAGCTGCAGGCGCTGGGCGAAGCCTTGCTCAAGCTGGGCGCCCAGCGCCTGGCCAACCTGCAGCTGCCCGACAGGCTGCTGGAAGCGCTGGCCGAGGCGCGGCGCATCACCGCGTTTGAAGGGCGTCGGCGCCAGATGCAACTGGTGGGCAAGCTGATGCGCAAGCTCGACGAAGAGCTGCTCGCCAGCGTGCGCGCCGCGCTGGACGCCGACGGCTCGGCGCAGCGCCAGGACACCCTGGTGCTGCACCAGGCGGAACAATGGCGCGATCGCCTTCTGGCGGACGACGAAGCGCTGGCCGAATGGCTGCAGCAGCACCCGGACAGCGACATCCAGCACCTGCGCGCGCTGATACGCCAGGCGCGCAAGGACAACCCCGAGGAGAGTGCCACCGAGACCTCGCAGGGCCAGGCGCCGCGCAAGAGCCGTGCCCACCGCGAGCTGTTTCAGGGGCTGCGCGCACAGTTGCTGGCGCAGGCCGCGCCAGTCAGCGAAAGCGAGGAGGAAGCCAATGACTGA
- the mog gene encoding molybdopterin adenylyltransferase — protein MTEAAALPAPEPVRIGIVSISDRASRGAYEDRGLPALRDWLTRALLNPLDFQARLIADEQEQISTTLTELADAGCSLILTTGGTGPAPRDVTPEATLAVADKVMPGFGEQMRRIGQHFVPTAILSRQVAVVRGKSLIINLPGQPKAIAETLEGLRADDGGTLVPGIFAAVPYCIDLIGGPYLETVDAVCKAFRPRNAIRHTR, from the coding sequence ATGACTGAAGCCGCTGCCCTGCCCGCACCCGAGCCGGTGCGCATCGGCATCGTCTCCATCAGCGACCGCGCCAGCCGCGGCGCCTATGAAGACCGGGGCCTGCCGGCGCTCAGGGACTGGCTCACGCGCGCGCTGCTCAACCCCCTGGACTTCCAGGCCCGGCTGATTGCCGACGAGCAGGAGCAGATCAGCACCACCCTGACCGAGCTGGCCGACGCGGGCTGCTCCCTCATCCTGACCACCGGCGGCACCGGCCCCGCGCCGCGCGACGTGACGCCCGAGGCAACGCTGGCCGTGGCCGACAAGGTGATGCCCGGTTTCGGCGAGCAGATGCGCCGCATTGGCCAGCACTTCGTGCCCACCGCCATCCTCTCGCGTCAGGTCGCCGTGGTGCGCGGCAAGAGCCTGATCATCAACCTGCCGGGCCAGCCCAAGGCCATCGCTGAAACGCTGGAAGGCCTGAGGGCCGACGACGGCGGCACCCTGGTGCCCGGCATCTTTGCCGCCGTGCCCTATTGCATCGACCTGATCGGCGGGCCCTACCTGGAAACCGTGGACGCCGTGTGCAAGGCCTTTCGCCCCAGGAACGCCATCCGCCACACGCGCTGA
- the pmbA gene encoding metalloprotease PmbA yields the protein MKTPHAAGRQRADSVPEAGFSYTRGAFEDLVDQALAHAKKLGASDAGAEASEGCGLSVGVRRGQLESVERNRDKSLGVTVYLGRRRGNASTSDFSPQALRQTVQAAYDIARFTAEDPVAGLPDEADVAAPASQRDLDLFHPWQISSEQAAEIALRCEQAALDTDRRVSNSEGAGVSAQQSHFFSAHTHGFRGGYASSRHSLSVAPIAALPGRGGQMQRDAWYSSERDAARLATPEAVGRYAAERALSRLGARKLRTTECPVLFEAPLAAGLLGSFVHAVSGGALYRRASFLPDSLGKKVFATHVDIIEDPFVIGGKGSSPFDDEGVQVAPRKVVEAGRVAGYFLSSYSARKLGMRTTGNAGGSHNLTLRSRRTRADDDLAQMLRKLGTGLFVIELMGQGVNPVTGDYSRGASGFWVEGGEIAFPVHEITIAGNLKQMFRGIAAVGADAYAYGAKTVGSVLIERMTVAGN from the coding sequence ATGAAAACACCCCATGCAGCAGGGCGTCAGCGCGCCGATTCCGTGCCCGAAGCGGGCTTCAGCTACACCCGCGGCGCCTTCGAAGATCTGGTCGACCAGGCGCTCGCGCATGCCAAGAAGCTCGGCGCAAGCGATGCGGGCGCCGAGGCTTCGGAGGGCTGCGGCCTGTCGGTGGGCGTGCGCCGCGGGCAACTGGAGAGCGTGGAGCGCAACCGCGACAAGTCCCTGGGCGTGACGGTCTATCTGGGGCGCCGGCGCGGCAATGCCAGCACCTCGGACTTTTCACCGCAGGCACTGCGCCAGACGGTGCAGGCGGCCTACGACATCGCGCGCTTCACTGCCGAAGACCCGGTAGCCGGCCTGCCTGACGAAGCCGACGTCGCGGCGCCGGCCAGCCAGCGTGACCTGGACTTGTTTCACCCGTGGCAGATAAGCAGCGAACAGGCCGCCGAGATCGCGCTGCGCTGCGAGCAGGCGGCGCTGGACACCGACAGGCGCGTGAGCAACAGCGAAGGCGCGGGCGTTTCGGCGCAGCAGAGCCATTTCTTCAGCGCCCACACGCACGGCTTTCGCGGAGGCTATGCCAGTTCACGCCACAGCCTGTCGGTGGCGCCCATTGCCGCGCTGCCCGGGCGTGGCGGCCAGATGCAGCGCGATGCCTGGTACAGCTCGGAGCGTGATGCGGCGCGCCTGGCCACGCCCGAGGCGGTGGGCCGCTACGCGGCCGAGCGCGCGCTCTCGCGCCTGGGCGCGCGCAAGCTGCGCACCACCGAATGTCCGGTGCTGTTCGAGGCACCCTTGGCCGCCGGGTTGCTGGGCAGTTTCGTGCATGCGGTCAGTGGTGGCGCGCTGTATCGGCGCGCCAGCTTTTTGCCCGACTCGCTGGGCAAGAAGGTGTTTGCGACCCATGTGGACATCATCGAAGACCCCTTCGTCATCGGCGGCAAGGGCAGCTCACCCTTTGACGACGAGGGAGTGCAGGTGGCTCCGCGCAAGGTGGTGGAGGCGGGCCGCGTGGCGGGGTACTTCTTGTCGAGCTATTCGGCGCGCAAGCTCGGCATGCGCACCACGGGCAACGCCGGGGGCTCGCACAACCTCACGCTGCGGTCGCGGCGCACGCGCGCCGACGACGACCTGGCGCAGATGCTGCGCAAGCTGGGCACCGGCCTCTTCGTCATCGAGCTCATGGGGCAGGGGGTGAACCCGGTGACCGGGGACTACTCGCGGGGCGCGAGCGGATTCTGGGTGGAGGGCGGCGAGATCGCCTTTCCCGTGCACGAGATCACCATCGCCGGCAACCTCAAGCAGATGTTTCGCGGCATCGCGGCCGTCGGGGCGGACGCCTACGCCTATGGCGCCAAGACGGTCGGCTCGGTGCTGATCGAGCGCATGACCGTGGCCGGCAACTGA